One window of the Zea mays cultivar B73 chromosome 3, Zm-B73-REFERENCE-NAM-5.0, whole genome shotgun sequence genome contains the following:
- the LOC542507 gene encoding cytokinin oxidase 2 precursor, producing MKPPSLVHCFKLLVLLALARLTMHVPDEDMLSPLGALRLDGHFSFHDVSAMARDFGNQCSFLPAAVLHPGSVSDIAATVRHVFSLGEGSPLTVAARGHGHSLMGQSQAAQGIVVRMESLRGARLQVHDGFVDAPGGELWINVLRETLKHGLAPKSWTDYLHLTVGGTLSNAGVSGQAFRHGPQVSNVNQLEIVTGRGDVVTCSPEDNSDLFYAALGGLGQFGIITRARIALEPAPEMVRWIRVLYSDFESFTEDQEMLIMAENSFDYIEGFVIINRTGILNNWRASFKPQDPVQASHFQSDGRVLYCLELTKNFNSGDTDTMEQEVAVLLSRLRFIQSTLFHTDVTYLEFLDRVHTSELKLRAQSLWEVPHPWLNLLIPRSSIRRFATEVFGRILKDSNNGPILLYPVNKSKWDNKTSVVIPDEEIFYLVGFLSSAPSLSGHGSIAHAMSLNSQIVEFCEEADIGMKQYLAHYTTQEQWKTHFGARWETFERRKHRYDPLAILAPGQRIFPKASLPLSL from the exons ATGAAGCCGCCATCACTGGTGCACTGCTTCAAGCTGCTGGTCCTGCTGGCGCTCGCCAGGCTGACCATGCACGTCCCCGACGAGGACATGCTATCGCCCCTCGGCGCGCTGCGCCTCGACGGTCATTTCAGCTTCCATGACGTCTCCGCCATGGCGCGGGACTTCGGCAACCAGTGCAGCTTCCTGCCGGCCGCCGTGCTCCACCCAGGCTCGGTCTCCGATATCGCCGCCACCGTGAGGCACGTCTTCTCCCTGGGCGAGGGCTCGCCGCTCACCGTCGCGGCGCGCGGGCATGGACACTCCCTCATGGGTCAGTCCCAGGCCGCCCAGGGGATCGTGGTCAGGATGGAGTCGCTCCGGGGCGCTAGGCTCCAGGTCCACGACGGCTTTGTCGATGCCCCCGGAGGAGAGCTCTGGATCAATGTCCTGCGTGAGACGCTGAAGCACGGCCTGGCACCCAAGTCGTGGACGGACTATCTCCATCTCACGGTCGGTGGCACCTTGTCTAATGCGGGGGTCAGCGGCCAGGCGTTCCGCCACGGACCGCAGGTCAGCAATGTCAATCAACTGGAGATTGTGACAG GAAGGGGAGACGTCGTTACCTGCTCACCCGAGGATAACTCTGATCTCTTCTATGCTGCTCTCGGCGGTCTTGGTCAGTTCGGGATCATAACCAGAGCAAGGATTGCACTTGAGCCTGCTCCAGAGATG GTGAGGTGGATAAGAGTTCTTTACTCGGATTTTGAAAGCTTCACCGAAGACCAGGAGATGTTGATCATGGCAGAGAACTCCTTTGACTACATTGAAGGTTTTGTCATCATAAACAGGACAGGCATCCTCAACAACTGGAGGGCGTCCTTCAAGCCACAGGACCCAGTCCAAGCAAGCCATTTCCAGTCAGATGGAAGAGTGCTATACTGCCTCGAACTAACCAAGAACTTCAATAGTGGCGACACTGATACCATGGAACAG GAAGTTGCTGTACTGCTATCTCGGCTTAGATTCATACAGTCTACTCTATTCCACACCGATGTCACGTACCTGGAGTTTTTGGACAGGGTGCACACCTCTGAGCTGAAGCTGAGGGCACAAAGCCTCTGGGAAGTTCCACACCCTTGGTTGAATCTTCTGATACCGAGGAGCTCAATCCGCAGATTTGCTACGGAAGTCTTTGGCAGGATCCTGAAAGATAGCAACAATGGTCCTATATTGCTTTATCCAGTGAACAAATCAAA GTGGGACAACAAAACGTCAGTGGTCATACCAGATGAGGAAATTTTCTACCTAGTGGGATTCCTTTCTTCAGCACCGTCTCTCTCAGGTCACGGCAGCATTGCACATGCGATGAGCCTGAACAGCCAAATAGTAGAGTTCTGTGAAGAGGCTGATATTGGGATGAAACAGTATCTAGCACACTACACCACACAGGAGCAGTGGAAAACCCACTTTGGAGCAAGGTGGGAGACATTTGAACGGAGGAAACACAGATATGATCCCCTAGCCATCCTAGCACCAGGACAGAGAATATTCCCAAAGGCGTCACTCCCATTGTCTTTGTGA